ATCCAGGGTAACTGCAGCATTTGCGATACGGGCACCATCCATATGAAGATACATATTGTTTTCATGTGCAAACTCGGCAAGTGCCTTTATTTCATTTTGTGAATAGATAGTACCAAGCTCAGTGGCCTGAGTGATAGAGATAAACCTGGGTTGAGAATGATGTTCAAAGCCAATGCCTTTTATGTGTTTCCTGATCTTTTCGATACTCAGTTTTCCATCTTCGGTCTCAACCGGTAAAAGTTTGATGCCGTTGAATTTTTCAGGGGCTCCGCATTCATCTTCATGGATGTGGGCAGTTTCAGCACAAATCACCGAATGATACGAACGGGCGAAGGCCCCCAAGCCCAATACATTAGCTGCCGTCCCTAAAAAAACAAAATAAGTTCCTGTATCTTCGCCAAAATATTCTCTGAACTTGTCACTGGCCTCGCGGGTATATTGATCATCACCATAGGCAAGGACATGTCCCCTATTGGCTTCCTGCAGTGCAATGAAGATCTCATGATGTACACCGGAATTGTTATCGCTCGCAAATCCTCTCATATATATTTTTTTAATTAGATTTTCCGGATGTATCGATATCCCAATACTCCCGAATAAAAAAGTCCGGGAAGGAAAAATCCCGCCCGGACAAAATTAAGATTTTATGAATAAATTCAGATTTAATCCCGCTTAAAACTGTTCATCGTATTTGGTCCAAAGTTTATCACCCAGATTCCAGGCTTTTTCCACAACTTTATTTCCCCACTTGTTGGTATGGTTTGTAAGAATTGTTTTTGCCTTTTCAGGATTCTCTTCATACATATTCAGGGCTTTCTTATCAATTTCCGATTGCCGGTTAAAAAGCTCCTTCTGCCAGGGATTCCATACTGTATCTATATCCTTATGCATGTCACCCCACCTTTGGGCAGCCAGTGTGCCAAGCCTGTTGAATGCCCACCATGCAGACTCCCGGGTGTAGCCATCGGTTCTTCCCGGAGTGCTGTAAGATTCTGGCAGTTTTGTTGTTCCGGCATAAACCGGGATATAAATTGATGAGGCAATGTTATCCTGAGCCAGCCATACTACTCCTCCTATTTCGTCAGGCAGCCAGCTCCGGCATTGAATGATGGTGCCATACATGGTATACCATCTGGCGATGGTTCGTTCACCAAGAAATCTGATGTCTCCGGTTTCTTCATCAACCTGATACCAGCTCCCGCTCACATCATCAATAGCCAACTGGTCATAGGGCATAAAAGGATTGGCCAGCGGTGAAATTTCCTGCTTCCCTTCTTCATTTTCCCAGGTAATATTCCGCCGCATATCATAGGGGGTACCCTGATAATAGTCCTTAAATACATTTACCAGATCGATGAGTGCCACCTTTTCATCGGGTTTGACAGAAAAGGGATAATTTTCAGATGTGGGACTCAGATCAAGTGATGGAGCAAGCAGATCGAAAACCCTCCACTCTCTTCTCCGGGCAGCTATGGATTTACGGCTTTCCGGCGCATAAGCATAACAGAATTCAAAGGGTCCTTCCTCTTTATCCCACCATCCTTTTTCTTTGGCTACTTCAAAAACATTATCTGAGGCCATAAAATTTCCGGGATCGTCGGCATTGATCTGTCTTATCCTTGAAGCATTGGCATTCACTGAAATGTGGTCGTCGGGTACGCGCCGGGCAGCCCAGATAGAACCAACTTTTCCTTTGCCGGGACCGACGACCTCAAAATGCCAGACCTCCTCTTCATCAGCAATGGTAAGGCATTCGCCATAATCATTCCACCCATATTTTTGAGTCAGCCTGCCGGCCAGTTTTATGGCTTCCCGCGCCGTGGTGGCACGCTCGAGCATAAGCTGACACAGACGCTGGCAGTCAATCAAACCCTCGTCGGATTGAAGCTCATCCCTTCCTCCGAATGTGGATTCGCCAATGGCTAACTGATGCTCGTTCATACTTGGATAAGCCGTATTCAGATAACCATGGGTCTGATCTACCTGTGGGATCTCTCCTATCTGCTCATGCTTATAGGCAGGCATGGCCTGGGAGGAATCATTTACCCTTTTATACATGGGAACTGTAGCATCGGATTCATGATCCCCGGGAGGTTTAATATTCATCCAGGAACGGGTGCGATGACTGTCATCTGTGTGGGATGTAATAACAGATCCGTCAGCCGTCGCATCTTTTCCTGCCGTTATACTGGTGCAGCCCTCCGGAAAGCCGCCTACCCAATCGGCTTTCGATTGCGAAAATCCGTAATTCGGATTTATAAACAATGAAATAACCAATAATACCGGTAATTGAATAATTTTTCGTTTCATAGCTTTTCATAATTTTAAGGCCCCAAAATAATAAAATTGATCACAACTCCATTGTTATAAAATTGTTTAAAACCATTAAAAATATGGTTTAATAAACGGGAATTTCATATTACTTTCATTAGCGTAACATTTTATTAAAAAACTGAATTTTAAATTGATTTATATGCCAAATTCAGAAACTCTGCTCGTATTACCATGGAACCCGCATGTTACTCATGTTCTTGTTGTGAAGGTTCCTGGATGCGGGTTTCACACATCTATTTTATATTGAATTTATTGATTATGTTATATTTATTATAATAAACAATCATTTTCTCCCGTATATGATAAATTATTTTTTTTATGGACGTTTCAATCCAAAAAAATTTATATATATTGTCAGAATGATTGACACGCTATCTGGGATGAGATAATTGTAAAACAAAACGAAGCAATTGTATGGATAACAGTAAAAAGGACAAAATGGAGCTGAAAAGGAATATCTACAACAGATGTCTTGAAATTCTGGAGAACAATGCTGAAACCGCCAGAAAAACCATGAATGAAATACAGATTGACGCCAATGAAGCCGAACAGGAACACGATGTTTTTGACGGTTCGCGCGCTGAACTGTTGCGAGAGCGGGATATATATGCCGAACAACTTCAAAAGGCAGTAGATGACATTCACATATTGAAAAAAGTATCTTTCGACGAACTGGAAGATAAAGTGGAGTTTGGAGCCGTTGTCATTACAAACAAACAAAAAATATTCATTGCATTGGGTCTGGGTAAAGTGGAAGTCGATGGAGACACTTACTTCGTGATCTCTAAAGATGTTCCCATATACAAAGCCATGGAAGGTCTGCAGAAAGGCGATACCTTCCAGTTCAACAACAATACATTTGAAATAAAAGATGTATTCTGAGAAGAAGTTGGTCCCGCCTTCTGCGGGAGCAAACCGCAGTTGGCAAAACCTCCGGCAAAGTGCAGCAGAGATTTAATTTGCGTTCCTGATATAAGTGAAGACGAGAAGAGGAGAAGAGGAGAAGAGGAGAAAAGGAGAAAACGGGAAGACGGTAGTGATGGGGTTGAGTCACTGAGTAGACCAATCAATCAACCAATCAACCAATCAATCAATCAATCGTTATAATTATACATAAATATCTTGATATCAGTAAGCCATGACCAAACTAAACTTGCGGGGGAAAGATCTGCAGCGCATCGGTTTTGCCGACGACCGTGCCATGAGCATAGCAAAAAACGTAATGCTCAAATATTACAAACATAACAACAAGGCAGAAGCCCTCGATATCTTAAAAAAGGTGCACAAAAACCCCAACAAATTTATTAATCATCCGCATTTGGGAAAAATAGCGGAGGTGCTTGTCGAAAAAACGCAGTCGCAAAAGAAAATTTCAATCAGCCTGGATAACAAAAAGCCCTATAAAATATACGGAGCGGAAAGGATAGAAAAAGGAGCCCTGGACCAAATGGCTACTGCCATGCAATTGCCCATCTCTCTTCAGGGTGCGTTGATGCCGGATGCTCATCAGGGGTATGGCCTGCCCATTGGGGGTGTGCTGGCGACCAAAAATGAAGTGATCCCATATGGGGTGGGCATGGATATTGGATGCAGAATGTGCATGTCCATTTATGATCTGGATGTGGACCAGATCACCAAAAACCAGACGCGATTGAAAAGCCTGCTTACAGAAAAGACCCGCTTTGGAAGGGCCGAATTTAAAGAACCCAAAAACCATCCCATATTGGAGCGACCGGAACTTAATGAAATCGGTTTTTTAAAAACATTGAAAAAGAAAGCTCATGACCAATTGGGAAGTTCGGGACATGGCAATCATTTCGTGGATATCGGCCTGTTGGAGCTCAAGGAATATATTCCTGAGAAAGACCTGCAACCCGGAAATTACTTTACCATTCTTTCCCATTCCGGTTCCCGGGGACCGGGAGCTGAGATAGCACGGTATTATACAAAAATAGCCATGGATAAATGCGATCTGCCTAAAGGAGCAAGGGCTCTGGCCTGGCTGGATTTGTCAAGAGAAGAAGGAATTGAATACTGGAAGGCCATGAACTGGGCCGGAGATTATTCAGCAGCCAACCACCATGTAATTCATGAAAAACTCTCAGAAGCGCTCGGAAATAAACCCCTGGCCATGCTGGAAAACCACCATAACTTTGCCTGGAGGGAAAATCTTCCTTCCGGGCAAGCCGGGATCATTCACAGAAAAGGGGCCACACCGGCTCACAAGGACGTATTAGGTATTATTCCCGGATCTATGGCTTCTCCCGGTTATATCGTGCGGGGCAAAGGCAATGCAGAAGCGCTCAATTCCGCTGCTCACGGTGCAGGAAGGGTTATGTCGCGTAGTCAGGCCAAAAAACAATTTCAGGCAAAGGAACTGCAGGAAATGCTCAATGAAAAAGGCGTAGTGCTGATTGGTGGAGGACTCGACGAATCTCCCCTGGCTTATAAAGATATCAATGAAGTAATGCAACTGCAGGAGGATATGGTAGATATACTGGCAGAATTTAAACCGAAGATTGTAAGGATGGAATAATGCAGTATGCAGTATGCAGTATGCAGTGTGCAGTTGAAAAATCTGGAAAAGGGAAATATCTTTTATTCAAATATATTAATAGATTTGTCAAAGAAATACTGGACTTATGGACCAAAACACCCAGGCATCTCCCTTTGAGTTGGCATCTAAGTTTGTAAACAGCACCGACCGCAACATATTTCTTACCGGAAAGGCGGGCACAGGCAAAACCACTTTCCTGAAAAAAATTGTTCGAAACACCCATAAAAAGGTGATGGTGGCTGCTCCAACAGGTATTGCAGCCATAAATGCAGGAGGTGTTACCCTGCATTCGCTGTTTCAGCTACCTTTTGGCAGTTTTCTTCCCTCCTCTCAACCCATCGGTGATGAAATTATCAATACACAAATCAGTACACCCCAGTCCTTAAAGAAATCCCTCCGCATGAACAGTCATAAACGCAAGCTGATCAATGAAATGGAAGTGCTGATCATCGATGAGGTGAGCATGCTTCGGGCGGATATACTGGACGCTATTGACACGGTGCTGCGGTATGTTCGCAAAAGGAATGGCATGCCCTTCGGAGGGGTTCAGATGGTATTTATTGGCGACTTGCTTCAGTTACCTCCTGTTATCAAGCAGGAAGAAAAAAAGTATCTGGAATATTACTATACCACCGGTTTCTTTTTTGAGGCAAGGGCATTGCAGGAAGCCCGTCCGTTGTATATTGAGCTGGAAAAAATATTCCGGCAGACCGACCAACAATTTATAGAAATCCTGAACCACTTCCGGGATAATACCGTAACCAGCAAAGATCTGGATATACTGAACAGTCATTACAAACCCTCCTTTAAACCCAAATCCGACGAAGGCTATATCTTCCTCACCACACACAATAAAAAGGCGGATGCGATCAACCGAAGGGCTTTGAAGAATCTTCCGGGGAAATCGTTTCAGTTTACAGCCAAAGTTGAGGGAGATTTCGGCAAGCACCTCTACCCTGTTGACTATACGCTCGAACTGAAAAAGGGTGCCCAGGTCATGTTCATAAAGAATGATTATTCCGGGGAGAAACGCTACTTTAACGGCAAGATCGGTACCGTAACGGCACTGTCGGAAGAAGAAATTGAAGTAAGCTTTGACGACGGGACACCCCCAACCGAAGTGGAACCTTATACATGGGAAAACAAACGATACTCCCTGAACAAAAACACCAATGAAATTGAAGAAAACATGAAGGGGTCCTTTACCCATTTTCCCATCAAACTGGCCTGGGCCATAACTGTGCACAAAAGCCAGGGACTGACTTTTGAAAAAGCCATTATTGATGTCTCCGAAGCTTTTGCTCCCGGCCAGATATACGTAGCCCTCTCGCGCCTGGTTTCCCTGAAGGGGCTCGTACTCAATGCCCCACTTCCCTACAACATGCTGGAACCGGATGAAGCGCTGAAGCATTTTTCTAAAAACAAACTTTCACCGGAAACACTTGAAAAGGAATACCACAATGAATTGCCAAAATATATTTGTAATTATATTTCAGAAGCTTTTAATTTTCATCCCCTGAATGAAGAAATCCGTCAGCATATCAACAGCTATTATAAAGATGAAAAGCAATCGGCCAAACAAAAATATAAAAATTGGGCTGTTCAGCTCCAAAAAGATTTTCAGGAGGTTGAAAATGTTGGCAACAAATTTCAGAACCAGCTAAAAAGAATGACTAATTCCGGGGATCCTCAATGGCTCAATAATCTTCAGGAACGGGTGAAGGCTGCCAAAGAATACTTTGAAACCCGACTGAAACCATTCACCCATAAGATCAGGCAACACATCAGCTCCCTGTCTAATGAAACGGGAGTCAAACAATACATCAGGGAACTCCGCGATCTGGAACATTCATTTAACAGCCAGATTCAATCCATACAGAAATCTGAGGCGCTGCTTGATGCGGTCATCGGGAATAAGGAACTTACCCGGGAAAACCTCCAAACAAAGGCATTTAAAGAAAAAGAGAAGGCACCCGCCAGGCCTGAAAAGCCAAAACAAAACAAAGGCTCAGGCAAGAATAAAACACCTACCAAAGAAATTAGCCTGCAGATGTTTCAGAAAGGCAAAACCATTGAAGAGATTGCAGCAGAAAGGTCGCTGGCCGTTTCCACCATTGAAGGACACATGGCGCACTGGGTCAGAGAAGGAACTTTGCCGGCGGAGCAATTTGTAAACCAGGATAAGCTGGAGAAGATCATTTATGTAGCTCAACATCTGAATTCCACCAAATTAAACGATATCAAAGCGAAACTTGGCGACGAATACACCTACAGCGACCTAAAGTTTGCTGTCGCACATCACCGCTTTAACCTGGAGCAGAAAGAACAATAAGGGCAAACCTTCTCATATACCGGTTTGCCCTTTGATTCTGCTATTTTACTTTGCATCCCTTATGCCAGGGATACTTCCAACTGAACAATCACCGTCAGGTTTGGGCTGCTATGGGTTCATTTTCATAGGGCATAGAAAAATAGGCGATGATATGAATGATCCACCCGGCAAAAATGACCAATGAGCCCACAAAGAAAATAACGAGCGCGATGGCGCCTATAAAATATAGCAGACCTGCCGTCTTGAAAAGTTTCACGCCGGTTTGTCCGGCAAGAACTGATAAAGCTTTATAGACAAAATAGAACCCAACGATTGATCCCGCAAGCATGATAAGAGCTCCCGCAATGGTTGCTCCGCTTCCAAATATCAAACTTGTTATTTCAGGAATGTTAAGTGTTTCAGGGTCCTGCAAGGATAATGAAACAGCCGTTGCTCCAACAGCAATAGCAATAATAATACCCCCAATCAGGTTGGCTCCTACATAAATGATGGTGCCG
The Bacteroidales bacterium DNA segment above includes these coding regions:
- a CDS encoding RtcB family protein; protein product: MTKLNLRGKDLQRIGFADDRAMSIAKNVMLKYYKHNNKAEALDILKKVHKNPNKFINHPHLGKIAEVLVEKTQSQKKISISLDNKKPYKIYGAERIEKGALDQMATAMQLPISLQGALMPDAHQGYGLPIGGVLATKNEVIPYGVGMDIGCRMCMSIYDLDVDQITKNQTRLKSLLTEKTRFGRAEFKEPKNHPILERPELNEIGFLKTLKKKAHDQLGSSGHGNHFVDIGLLELKEYIPEKDLQPGNYFTILSHSGSRGPGAEIARYYTKIAMDKCDLPKGARALAWLDLSREEGIEYWKAMNWAGDYSAANHHVIHEKLSEALGNKPLAMLENHHNFAWRENLPSGQAGIIHRKGATPAHKDVLGIIPGSMASPGYIVRGKGNAEALNSAAHGAGRVMSRSQAKKQFQAKELQEMLNEKGVVLIGGGLDESPLAYKDINEVMQLQEDMVDILAEFKPKIVRME
- a CDS encoding DUF996 domain-containing protein translates to MKSQAITLGRVGILLPVAAIIPLIGFLAGLAALVLLLISHYYFSKVYEKPDVFNNALTGTIIYVGANLIGGIIIAIAVGATAVSLSLQDPETLNIPEITSLIFGSGATIAGALIMLAGSIVGFYFVYKALSVLAGQTGVKLFKTAGLLYFIGAIALVIFFVGSLVIFAGWIIHIIAYFSMPYENEPIAAQT
- a CDS encoding helix-turn-helix domain-containing protein, with product MDQNTQASPFELASKFVNSTDRNIFLTGKAGTGKTTFLKKIVRNTHKKVMVAAPTGIAAINAGGVTLHSLFQLPFGSFLPSSQPIGDEIINTQISTPQSLKKSLRMNSHKRKLINEMEVLIIDEVSMLRADILDAIDTVLRYVRKRNGMPFGGVQMVFIGDLLQLPPVIKQEEKKYLEYYYTTGFFFEARALQEARPLYIELEKIFRQTDQQFIEILNHFRDNTVTSKDLDILNSHYKPSFKPKSDEGYIFLTTHNKKADAINRRALKNLPGKSFQFTAKVEGDFGKHLYPVDYTLELKKGAQVMFIKNDYSGEKRYFNGKIGTVTALSEEEIEVSFDDGTPPTEVEPYTWENKRYSLNKNTNEIEENMKGSFTHFPIKLAWAITVHKSQGLTFEKAIIDVSEAFAPGQIYVALSRLVSLKGLVLNAPLPYNMLEPDEALKHFSKNKLSPETLEKEYHNELPKYICNYISEAFNFHPLNEEIRQHINSYYKDEKQSAKQKYKNWAVQLQKDFQEVENVGNKFQNQLKRMTNSGDPQWLNNLQERVKAAKEYFETRLKPFTHKIRQHISSLSNETGVKQYIRELRDLEHSFNSQIQSIQKSEALLDAVIGNKELTRENLQTKAFKEKEKAPARPEKPKQNKGSGKNKTPTKEISLQMFQKGKTIEEIAAERSLAVSTIEGHMAHWVREGTLPAEQFVNQDKLEKIIYVAQHLNSTKLNDIKAKLGDEYTYSDLKFAVAHHRFNLEQKEQ
- a CDS encoding C69 family dipeptidase, yielding MKRKIIQLPVLLVISLFINPNYGFSQSKADWVGGFPEGCTSITAGKDATADGSVITSHTDDSHRTRSWMNIKPPGDHESDATVPMYKRVNDSSQAMPAYKHEQIGEIPQVDQTHGYLNTAYPSMNEHQLAIGESTFGGRDELQSDEGLIDCQRLCQLMLERATTAREAIKLAGRLTQKYGWNDYGECLTIADEEEVWHFEVVGPGKGKVGSIWAARRVPDDHISVNANASRIRQINADDPGNFMASDNVFEVAKEKGWWDKEEGPFEFCYAYAPESRKSIAARRREWRVFDLLAPSLDLSPTSENYPFSVKPDEKVALIDLVNVFKDYYQGTPYDMRRNITWENEEGKQEISPLANPFMPYDQLAIDDVSGSWYQVDEETGDIRFLGERTIARWYTMYGTIIQCRSWLPDEIGGVVWLAQDNIASSIYIPVYAGTTKLPESYSTPGRTDGYTRESAWWAFNRLGTLAAQRWGDMHKDIDTVWNPWQKELFNRQSEIDKKALNMYEENPEKAKTILTNHTNKWGNKVVEKAWNLGDKLWTKYDEQF
- a CDS encoding low specificity L-threonine aldolase → MRGFASDNNSGVHHEIFIALQEANRGHVLAYGDDQYTREASDKFREYFGEDTGTYFVFLGTAANVLGLGAFARSYHSVICAETAHIHEDECGAPEKFNGIKLLPVETEDGKLSIEKIRKHIKGIGFEHHSQPRFISITQATELGTIYSQNEIKALAEFAHENNMYLHMDGARIANAAVTLDKGFKEFTRDAGVDVLSFGGTKNGMMYGEAILFFNNIVEEEFKYIRKQGMQLASKMRFISAQFLRYLSNNLWYENARHSNEMARLLAREASKIEGIEITQKVEANGVFAKVPPEIIPELQKEFLFYVWDHNHSVVRLMTSFDTSERDIFDFVELMRKLMDEG